The Bradyrhizobium oligotrophicum S58 genome contains the following window.
CGACCGCGCCGAGCAGGGTCATCGCGGCCAGCGACAATGCGGTGGCACACAGCGCGGTGCCGTAGAAGCCGATGCCGATGATGACGCCGATGGCCGACGTCATCCAGATCGAGGCGGCGGTCGACACGCCGCGGATGGTGAAGCCGTCCTTGATGATGACGCCGGCGCCGAGGAAGCCGATGCCGGTCATCAGGCCCTGGATCACGCGCGTCGGGTCGGACACGGTCGGCGACACCGCCATGCCGCCATACCAGCTGCCGGGAAAGCCGTTGATCGCCGTCAGCAAGGTCGATGCGACGCAGACCAGCGCGTAGGTTCGCATGCCGGCGGCGCGTCCGTGATAGGTGCGCTCATAACCCAGCAGCAGGCCGACGGCCGCTGCACCCATCAGGTGCAGCAGCAGAATCCCGTTCGTCTCCAGCTCCGCCCTCGACCAATAGGCCGCCAGATGCTCCATCATGCGCCTCGACAGCGTTACGCGCGTGCCGGGAACTGTGCGGACCAAGTGCTAATTTCTGCTTGCCGATACGGCGGCGGCGCCGTCGGCAAGCTGCCGTCGAAGAGCAAACCAGCGGCGCTTCTCCGTAGTTTTTCGGGCAGGATAAGCTCGTCGTCTGTTGCCTTGCCGCCTACAGCGCGCCCGAGGTGACGAGGCCGAATTTGAGCCAGGCTGCGGGCGGCACCTCGGTCGGGCGTTTGCGGTCGGCCCAGTTGCGGTCGACGATGTCGACCAGGCCGGGGTCGATGCCCATCTCGCGCAGATAGTGCCGGACTTGCTCGCCGTAATAGGTGGTCAGGCCGGCGCGATGCTCGGCGGAGACGTTGGGCGCGAGCCGGTTGCGGATCTCCATGCCGACGAGCTCGACCTTCGTCTGCGGCGGCAGGCTGCGATGCACGCCGCCGGCCAGCATCAGCACGCAGGAGGTCTCGCACACGATCGGCTGACCATCGAGCTTCGCATCCAATGGGCCGCCCGATCGCTTCAGTGTCATGCAATCGGCTTGCGGCTTGTCGCGGCAGGCGTCGACCAGCGTGCGTCCGGGGCTGGCATCGAGGCCGCGGTCGCGCAGGATGCGGCCCATGCTGACGGCGACATTGAGGTTGGCCTCGCCGCGGCTGTTGATGATGACCGGCAGCTTGCGGCCGGACTGGCGGTCGAGGATCGCGATCAGGCGCTTGAAGGTGTCGAACTGGATGGTGCCTTCGGCGGCGATCCAGTCGGCACAGCCGGGACCGCAGGCGTCGGGCGCGCCATGGGCGACGTAGAAGATCATGGCGTCGGGCAGCGTGCCGAATTCGGCGATCGGCGGTGCCGTGGCCGGCTGCGCCGATGCAGTGGCTGCCGTCATGATGGTGATCAGCGCGCCTGCCACCCGCGCGCGAATCCGTCTTGCAGCCAGCGTTGTCGTCATCGTCACCGCCCCCGCGAACGACGCCGCATTGTCACGGTCACGGTCGAATTGTGCAAGGGGGCACCGGCGATCTCCACGTGCGTGTTGGCGGGCGTTTGCAGATGAGGGAACGACCATCGGAGACGGGCGCAGCTGAAGCCGCTCACACCTGCGTGCGCCGATTCATTGCCCCCGCACAGTCCCACTTCGGACGTAAAGGCTACCGATAACGATTTGCAGCTAGAGGATGTTGGGGGAGGCGGGTGATGGCGTTCACTGGGCTGAGGTCAGTCGTCCTGTGTCTCGGCCTGCTTGCTCTGCCCGCCCTCGCAGCCGACAGGTCGACGGCGTCCTACCTCCCTGCAGCTGCAAAGAAGCCGACATTGCTGCAGATCCTGGCGGCTGCGGCAAAGCCGAAGCCTGCGCACATTGCCATTGCGCCGGTCCG
Protein-coding sequences here:
- a CDS encoding MgtC/SapB family protein, which produces MMEHLAAYWSRAELETNGILLLHLMGAAAVGLLLGYERTYHGRAAGMRTYALVCVASTLLTAINGFPGSWYGGMAVSPTVSDPTRVIQGLMTGIGFLGAGVIIKDGFTIRGVSTAASIWMTSAIGVIIGIGFYGTALCATALSLAAMTLLGAVEQWLPHQTTLALSIVYRHGLQPSETELRECMRAYGFDVLDWCYEYSEAKRQFHFELVLQAAGHFETAQMARDLSGAEDVVEFRLAPSRA